The following are from one region of the Sphingomonas oryzagri genome:
- the erpA gene encoding iron-sulfur cluster insertion protein ErpA encodes MSDAPDIDLSPAAAARVATIAAKQGKPAMLRLSVDGGGCAGFQYVFGLADAVSDDDVTAIRDGVTLVVDSVSLDLVRGAMVDYVESLGGAAFKVENPQAASGCGCGSSFSI; translated from the coding sequence ATGAGCGACGCCCCCGACATCGATCTTTCTCCCGCCGCTGCCGCGCGCGTCGCGACGATCGCGGCCAAGCAAGGCAAGCCCGCCATGCTGCGCCTGTCGGTGGATGGCGGCGGCTGCGCGGGTTTCCAGTATGTCTTCGGCCTGGCCGATGCGGTGTCGGACGATGACGTTACCGCCATCCGCGATGGCGTCACGCTCGTGGTGGATTCGGTGAGCCTCGATCTCGTGCGCGGCGCGATGGTCGATTATGTCGAATCGCTCGGCGGCGCGGCGTTCAAGGTCGAGAACCCGCAGGCGGCGTCCGGCTGCGGTTGCGGATCCAGCTTCTCGATCTGA
- a CDS encoding M23 family metallopeptidase has protein sequence MSFWTRRRDNVADAVRFPALKISAIALLGAGVMAASPAAAADTVTAAATAATSGAFDAVSTSGLAPKADPMFRSLFDGWKKMDAVPAGGVLAVPSQKPVKEFRYTSGFGVRGNPFSGHGGEMHPGMDMAAPTGTPVYATADGIVSRAERAGGYGNLVQLEHGKGLETRYGHLSRILVHDGQRVHRGDLIALVGSTGRSTGSHLHYEVRIDGRAVNPMPFLQTADYMTALQNRTAPIKGAQTVAMGGPEDPDAAD, from the coding sequence GTGAGCTTTTGGACCCGTCGTCGAGATAACGTTGCCGATGCCGTTCGGTTTCCTGCCCTGAAGATTTCCGCGATCGCGCTGCTCGGCGCGGGCGTGATGGCCGCCAGCCCGGCCGCTGCGGCGGACACCGTGACGGCGGCGGCCACTGCCGCGACCTCCGGCGCTTTCGATGCGGTTTCCACCTCCGGCCTCGCCCCCAAGGCCGATCCGATGTTCCGCTCGCTGTTCGATGGCTGGAAGAAGATGGACGCGGTGCCCGCCGGTGGCGTGCTGGCCGTGCCGTCGCAGAAGCCGGTGAAGGAATTCCGTTACACCTCCGGCTTCGGCGTGCGCGGCAATCCGTTCAGCGGCCATGGTGGCGAGATGCATCCGGGCATGGACATGGCAGCGCCGACCGGCACGCCGGTATATGCCACTGCCGACGGTATCGTGAGCCGCGCCGAGCGCGCCGGCGGTTACGGCAATCTCGTCCAGCTCGAGCATGGCAAGGGCCTCGAGACCCGCTACGGCCACCTCTCTCGGATCCTCGTCCATGACGGACAGCGCGTGCATCGCGGCGACCTCATCGCGCTGGTCGGCTCCACCGGCCGTTCGACCGGGAGCCATCTCCATTACGAAGTCCGTATCGACGGCCGCGCCGTGAACCCCATGCCTTTCCTGCAGACCGCCGACTACATGACCGCGCTGCAGAACCGCACAGCCCCGATCAAGGGCGCGCAGACCGTCGCGATGGGCGGCCCCGAGGATCCTGACGCCGCCGATTGA